A section of the Procambarus clarkii isolate CNS0578487 chromosome 38, FALCON_Pclarkii_2.0, whole genome shotgun sequence genome encodes:
- the LOC138372413 gene encoding uncharacterized protein — protein sequence MTAIIFLVMAAAVMPSWAQYFVNNNAAPAILGATDRPFVTSSGNLLVPEGGPTQPPQPQQPLPQLPSQPRVFIPRQVSPLLTRFTFRPTTSLCNHAAKPLVDEVVDGRAYHFSWCHDSGRLYTWEQATYYCSGLGNGFQAVSIESHRKQGLISNYMITHYISDIWTSGNKRNSRSWSWLSGSSSPYSNWSSTGRRGLPQPDNDEGNEDCLAVLNNLYNDGVTWHDSSCFHLRRVICEAPRFYAQ from the exons ATGACTGCCATAATATTTCTGGTGATGGCGGCGGCAGTGATGCCATCCTGGGCCCAATACTTCGTTAATAACAACGCTGCTCCCGCCATCTTGGGAGCCACTGACAGGCCATTCGTTACCTCAAGTGGAAACCTCTTGGTACCTGAAGGCGGCCCCACCCAACCTCCTCAACCCCAGCAACCCTTGCCACAACTGCCAAGCCAGCCTCGGGTCTTTATTCCTCGACAAGTATCTCCACTATTGACTCGCTTTACCTTCCGTCCAACTACATCTTTATGCAACCATGCTGCTAAACCCCTG GTTGACGAGGTAGTGGACGGCAGAGCATACCACTTCTCATGGTGTCACGACTCTGGTAGACTCTACACCTGGGAGCAAGCAACCTATTACTGCTCTGGGCTTGGCAACGGTTTCCAGGCAGTCAGTATTGAAAGTCACAGGAAGCAAGGGTTAATTTCCAACTATATGATTACAC ACTACATCAGCGACATCTGGACGAGCGGCAACAAACGTAACTCTAGGTCTTGGTCGTGGTTATCTGGCTCTTCCTCTCCCTACTCTAACTGGTCTAGCACTGGCAG GCGAGGACTACCACAGCCAGACAACGATGAAGGCAACGAGGACTGCCTGGCGGTGTTAAACAACCTGTATAACGATGGTGTCACTTGGCACGactcctcctgtttccacctgagGCGCGTCATCTGTGAGGCTCCACGCTTCTACGCTCAATAG